A portion of the Streptomyces sp. YPW6 genome contains these proteins:
- a CDS encoding ion channel protein → MADPEPPAPPQPPAAPARRLLALVLPAIAVGVACALILLGVSLLAEQLQDVLWESLPDALGVGGFSSLWMVVMLTATGLAVGLVLRAAPGHGGPDPATTGLVDAPMRLGIVPGLLLVTVLALAGGVSLGPENPITAANIALAFWLGRRFAPGAPGEVWVALAAAGTIGALFGTPIAAALILSEVLAAQPGPGAFWDRLFAPLAAGTAGALTMSLIAEPSFDLALPAYAGPHWGDLLAALLIASAGALLGLLAVYAFPVAHRVFAALRHPVLALAAGGLVLGLLGALGGHLTLFKGLDEVKTLAGDPDGWSAGEFAGMAVVKMAALAIAATCGFRGGRIFPAVFAGVSLGLCAHALVDAVPPSLAVSCAVLGLLLAVTRQGWVSLFTAAVLVSDASVLPLLCAATLPAWLLVTGRAQMQLDAEGKSLR, encoded by the coding sequence GTGGCCGACCCCGAACCCCCCGCTCCCCCGCAGCCTCCCGCCGCCCCCGCCCGGCGGCTGCTGGCGCTCGTGCTGCCCGCGATCGCGGTCGGCGTCGCCTGCGCGCTGATCCTGCTCGGGGTGAGCCTGCTGGCGGAGCAGCTCCAGGACGTGCTGTGGGAGTCCCTGCCCGACGCGCTCGGGGTCGGGGGGTTCTCCTCGCTCTGGATGGTCGTGATGCTCACCGCGACCGGCCTCGCGGTCGGGCTCGTCCTGCGGGCCGCGCCCGGTCACGGCGGTCCCGATCCGGCCACCACCGGGCTGGTCGACGCCCCGATGCGGCTCGGCATCGTGCCGGGGCTGCTCCTGGTGACCGTCCTGGCACTGGCGGGCGGGGTGAGCCTCGGACCGGAGAACCCGATCACCGCCGCCAACATCGCCCTGGCCTTCTGGCTCGGCCGGCGGTTCGCCCCCGGCGCACCGGGCGAGGTGTGGGTGGCGCTCGCGGCGGCCGGGACGATCGGGGCCCTCTTCGGCACGCCGATCGCCGCCGCGCTGATCCTCTCCGAGGTGCTGGCCGCGCAGCCGGGCCCCGGGGCGTTCTGGGACCGCCTGTTCGCGCCGCTCGCGGCCGGGACGGCGGGCGCGCTGACCATGTCGCTGATCGCGGAGCCGAGCTTCGACCTGGCCCTCCCCGCGTACGCCGGACCGCACTGGGGCGACCTGCTCGCCGCCCTGCTGATCGCCTCGGCGGGCGCGCTCCTCGGCCTGCTCGCGGTGTACGCGTTCCCGGTGGCGCACCGGGTCTTCGCGGCACTGCGGCATCCGGTGCTCGCGCTGGCGGCGGGCGGTCTCGTGCTGGGGCTGCTGGGCGCGCTGGGCGGCCATCTCACGCTGTTCAAGGGGCTCGACGAGGTGAAGACGCTGGCCGGTGACCCGGACGGGTGGTCGGCCGGGGAGTTCGCGGGGATGGCGGTGGTGAAGATGGCCGCCCTCGCGATCGCCGCCACCTGCGGGTTCCGGGGCGGCCGGATCTTCCCGGCGGTCTTCGCGGGGGTGTCGCTCGGGCTGTGCGCCCATGCGCTGGTCGACGCGGTCCCGCCGTCGCTCGCGGTGTCCTGCGCGGTGCTGGGCCTGCTGCTCGCCGTCACCCGGCAGGGCTGGGTGAGCCTGTTCACCGCGGCGGTGCTGGTCAGCGACGCGTCCGTGCTGCCGCTGCTGTGTGCGGCGACACTGCCCGCGTGGCTGCTGGTCACGGGGCGGGCCCAGATGCAGCTGGACGCGGAGGGGAAGTCGCTGCGCTGA